The Musa acuminata AAA Group cultivar baxijiao chromosome BXJ1-8, Cavendish_Baxijiao_AAA, whole genome shotgun sequence genomic sequence TGAACATGATTTACAGAAACAATTAAGTAATCTTAGCTTCAAGATATCAAGGATAAGTGATTATACGTAAACTTACAACATTTGCAGGTTGGCAAAGGTAGGAGCAGGGTCTCGAACTGCAGTTCATGCCGAGGGTGAGAGGGATCTGTAGGCTCTTCTTGAGTATGGAACAGCAGTTCAGAACTGCTTGGCTGCAGCTTTGGTACTGAAGGAGCACTATCTGAAGGGCCTAGAAATCACAGCAGTCAAGGCGATTCTGCAAAGTATTGGATCAAAGTCTGGATTGAAGCTTAGAGATATCACATGAGGAACTTATAACTGTTGAAGAAGGACCAATCGGCAGTTTAGGTTCTCTTGTAGTTGAGTTCTTGGCTCTGGGTGGCCTTCTTAACAGCAAACTAATGGTAAACAAATCTTTCTGTTGAAGAACTAGTGACAGGTATGCGAAGTTGTGATTCATAATTACTGATTTGGTATCTGAAATCTATGCAATGGTGGAGACCATGTTGACCATGGATCACCAATCCATCATTTACCAGAAGCTGGCTTAATACCATCACATATTGCAACAACTGTCTGACATCCTCGGACAGACGAGAGAAGCATTTTGAAATCATATCTCAGGTAATATATACAAGTAattcctttctcttttttttgtgtAACATAGACAGAAAAGGCCTTTTTGTTCTCTTAGCAATTTAACATATTAACAAATTAAGCCATAAAGACCGGAATAAAGAATGAAGTGATTCATAGTCACTGACTAATTACTGAATTCTTTGCAACACCAGCAGCCAAATCAATATATCTACTGAATCAGCAAACAATCAGTTACCAAAAGTTGGCTTAGCACCATTACTTATCACAACTGTGTTTAACATCCTTGTACAGACAAGACAGGCACTTGAAATCATTTTTACGGAAAACTACACAAAGTAATTCTTTCTTACTCCTATTTTGTTGAACATAAGTAGGAAGTGGCTTTTATTATCCTAGTAATGTAGAGAATAGTATATGTACTTTAGTGCATAAGGTAAAAGGTAACTGTATAGTATCTTATATATTGACTAATAACTATAAAGAACATCATCGTGGTTCATTGTGATGAAAAATGAATAAAACTGAAAGTATCATGCTGCATTGCCTCTTAAAACATATTAACAAATAAGACCAAAATTTACAAAAAGATAACAGATATAAAAAAATGCTGCTGCAAATAACATCTTGACAGGCCAAATCATGATTGAATGGAAAACTATGCAAATGATTATCAAAGAACAGAAAAAATTCGGTTGAGTGATCATCGATGCATGTAAACTGCAAGCATCATGTCACTGCCACAGATAACATCTTAACAAATCTAACCACCATTGAACAAGAGTTATAAAGCTAAAGATCTATTGAAAAAAAAGTGACTGCTACATAATAACACACTTAAATAGGGCCCAACCAGGTTCGAACTGGTGACCTATTGATCTGCAGTCAattgctctaccactgagctatggACCCCTTTGTTAATTTGATTATACCAAAATGTTTCTATTTGTGCATAGCCCATGACATATTTGATGTTGATTAATTTGGTTAACCATAACAAACCAAATTTCAACAAGGATATGATTGCATCATCTACCTTACACCATTTTAAGCCATTGCTTTGATGGATTGAGATATAGATGGATTTTGTCATCCAGGTGTAAAATGGTTAACAATGTTTTCAACCTTGCAAGTGATTATTAAAGAATATTTagtgcatattcatcaatgatatgGTTTAGAAAATTGCAAGGCTTATTCTCACTTACCTTTAGATTTTAGAAACTTATACGTAAGAATGAAAAAACAGATGAATTAATATACaaataaaaaactaaagaaaaatatgTAAAATAACAGAATATATTTCAGTTTGATCAATAATAACATGCAAGTACCAAAAGAAATTGGATTTTGGTATGTGCTCATCTAACAAGATTTGATTAGAGAATCATTATGATATTTAACCAAATCAGTGTAGCTCATAGTTCCATACATGAATGTTCCTTAAACCTTTTGCTTTTGTGTTAGTTTGATATATAAAAAAAGTTTAAATTATACGAGTTTTGACTCATTAAACATTATGCACATATGTAGACTATATTTAACAGAGTTCTACTTCAATTTGGAGTCTATATGATGTTTCTGATACAATGTGGTTAATGTCGTGATACTCTCAATAAGATTctgcacacacaacacacactccCTCtacctatatatgtatatatacatgatcAGAACTTGTTTCTAGTGTCACAATAGCTCAATGTAAATATAAGGATTTACTGTTTAACTTGGAGCAGCTAATTATGTGGGTTCAAATAAACTTTTCCAATATCCAATTCTAAACTACGATCTAGGTAGTTAGCTTTCTAAATAAAGTTTGTTTTGCATGTCTCTTGAGAAACTATGCCATCTGATACCCATAATCAGAGGTCCGGGAGAGATATGTTAAATACATTACCCAAGTGATTTAAATCGTCCCTTGGTTATGATACTCATGTAGATGGTTTATAAAATCATgacaaattaaatatatatgtatatatacttaaaatagtaaaaaaattagCTAGCCAAGGATGAAGCTGATATGTTCTACTTATACTAGAAGTCAAatacatctccctactcttgaacaACAGGGAACACTCAACAGTTCCCAATAGTTGAGTTGGATATTGCTCGGCCATGTTGGGGAAGTTGCCCAAGTGACTCTTTTGATCATAGTAGCTAAAAAAATGAAGTGTGCAAGTCTCACAATTTCATTTGGGGATAATGGGGAACAAATTTCAGAGTCAAATTTCAATTAGAATGGTGGGCACCTAGTCAGAGAAGTTAATACTTGTACTACTTGTGATAGATTTAACTTGGTACATTGAAATATACAGAAAACAAGCACAAAGGTAATAGCACTGAAGCTTAGCCAAAAGAGCATTCTAATTTTTAAGCCTCATGAGGATAGCACTACCGCTTCCAAATTATATCCCGGGCAAATTTTGATGCAGTAATCCAGAACTTAAATCTGTAACTGTTGGGACCTGCAATATGTTTATGTTGAATTCCTTCTACAAGATACACAATTCATTAAGATTTCCATCCATGTGCAGTAGCAGAAGAGTGTGCATACTAATCCCTAAATACTTATTCGCAGCTTTCTTTCACCCATAGCTATCTTAATAAAGAAGCATAAGGAGATAAACAATAGGAGGCCACAGATTTCGGAAAACCTAATGCCCATGTCATCATCTCCAATGATATCGCCAACAAAATTTCACAAGAAATCCAACTTGATAAGCCTCACTTAACCAAACTCCAAATACATACTTATCTACTAAACCCTAATCATGAGAAAGATAGCCTACACATACACTCCTCAATCCGAACTCGACCAATAAAAAAGCCCTAAAAGATGCTCTAGTGTAAGCAAGAAAGGATGGGTGAGGGGCGACTGACGGGGAAGCAATCGTAGGCCCCGAAGATGGGCCAGAGTCAGTGAGGACTACAAGCGCCTGCTGCACCGCCATCTtagccttcttcttcctcctcctcctccgcccgaTTCCTTGCTCGCCCTTCTCGTCGCCAATCGCGTCAGATCGAGCAAGTGGACAAAACCGACGAAGACCGAAAAAGAAAGCCAAACGTCTTTAGGATTTAATATTACTAGTAGTAACAACTATGTGTATAAATGTCGATGGATCATTTTAGTAAGTACATTGTGATGTACGCTGAGAAAGGCATTCGGATCACCTGTCTCAGAGAACCAGGGAGCTTTATTATTCCTGACGAGTAGCTATCCACGACAGTATTGGCTCCCTGACATCTTCGCTTTGGTGTGGCGTGGGACTCCTCCGATAGTGGAGACACTGTTCCCTGCTTGGACGGAGACGGGATTGAATCACACTTTACGAGGCCTCGTTAACAGTCGAGGGAGAATTCCGAAGTAGGAATGAGGACATGGAACATTAGTGGCGCGGTTGACCAGTTTTGTCACAGATGACAGTAGTACCGTGAGGTGGAGCCCGCAATTGGGACGCTCAGTGCAACCATTCACAAGTCAGGTAACGCGTGGGCAACTGAAGACTCGGTAACTGCTGGACCCGATGTCCACCTTCGCCGTTGGCGGGAATCACACGCTGGCAATCCTTGCGTTCTCCTTTGCATCATCCACCAAACAGCTAAATAACCAAACAGAGAGATGACGCGTCCGTTCTATGGTGGGTCCCAATTTGTTAGACCAATACAATTGACTTTTGTATGTTTGGTATCTCAACCGATTCACAGGAATTGTGCCAACCCCACGCGTTGCTCGCCTCCTAAAGAAAGCGAGTGAAACAAAAGAGAAACGggcagagtgagagagagagagagagatgagctcAACGGGGGGCACGGCTGCGAAGGGCGGGAGGGGGAAGCCGAAGGCCTCCAAGACCATCTCCCGCTCGCAGAAGGCCGGTCTCCAGTTCCCCGTCGGGCGCATCGCCCGCTACCTCAAGGACGGCAAGTACGCCGACCGCGTGGGCGCCGGCGCCCCCGTCTACCTGTCCGCCGTCCTCGAGTACCTCGCCGCGGAGGTATAGATCTTTTAATAACGTTCCGAGCTTTTTGCTCTCCTTGATCGTAGGACGACGCACGCGAATTCATGCTTTTGCGTAGGTTCTGGAGCTGGCGGGGAACGCGGCGAGGGACAACAAGAAGAATCGGATCGTGCCGAGGCACATACAGCTTGCGATCAGGAACGATGAAGAGCTGAGCAAACTCTTGGGGACCGTCACGATTGCTAACGGCGGCGTTTTGCCCAATATTCATCAGACGCTGCTGCCCAAGAAGCAGGGGAAAGGGCAGGGAGAGCTTGGATCTGCTTCCCAGGAGTTCTAGGCTCTTGGTGGTTTTGCGAGTCTGCTGATGCTTGGTTCATTTGGACTGTGTGCGGAAGGTGATGGATGAAAGGGTAATGGTTTTGAATCGTGTTAATAGTTTTGGTTTCGATCATAAAAAAGTCGCCTTTTCTTTTGCTTGATCCTTGAAAACTAGTCATGCTTATGTTTCCGGTATGTCTCTGATGATAAAAGTTGTGATTTTGGGGGTAAATTGCTAATGTGGACTTCATGATTATAAGAAAAACGACTAAAGAAATTTGCTGCTTGCAGATGCTTTTAAAGAGATACTGGTTTCAAAATGAAATATTTGAAGGACTATTTCATTTTCCGCAATCTTTCGTGTCAGTCAGGGAAATTAAAATTTGATTAGGTGATGTTTTTGTGCGATTGGAAGTTGTATAGTTACCTCTCCCCTTGATATAATTGAAGATGAAGAAAATTATGCTCCATTGAGCGATATAGTGCTGATAGTTTGTagcattgttcaagttggtattgCATTCTTTGTTTGGTATATATGATTGAGTGTCTTTTGTGTGTGTTTGTGCATCCACTCGTATGAGCATGTTGTACCTGCATCTTTCTTAAGTAACCCAATATGTTATAGTAACCTACTGTTGTCAGTTGTCCATTGGCTGGCTTCCAGTCTGGTTTACAAGTGCATCTGGTGAGCTCCAGGGGCCAGATCTAGTCAATGCAATCGAGAGATGCTGAAGGATTTTCATTTATTGAACTAAAAATTAGAACTGATTTCCTTTTCTGCCCTCTTTCCCTCAGACATTTTAGCTTTATTCTTATGTTTGACATTTCACTTTCCTAGACTGCCTGCCAGTTGTTGCATACGAATATGTAGATTTGTATTTGTTATAGGTTCTGAGGAGAAATGTATGGCATGCgatatatttttttctgaattaGGCCTTTTGAATGGAAAAAAATTATTGTAATGGCACTGTGTTTCAATATCTAAAGAACAATTAGTGGCATGATGATGCTTTGCTAGGATGATCAAATTAATAATGGTCATCAGTATCAGGTTCTTAGTTGAAAGTTGTTTTGTTACTCAGGAGCTGGATGATGTTCGAGGTAGAAAGACCAATTAGTTTTCTATTTAGAAatttcacattctctttctcaatATTGATGCAtttgaggaagaagaaaattATGTTTGTTTGATTATAAGAGTGCATGATGGTTAATAGCAACAGAATAAATTACTTTGATTGGAATGTTGGATAAAATATAacgtttcacaaactacttactgCTCTTCAGTGTTTTGTTCAAGCTTAAATATTTGATATTCTTTGGCTGGCTGAACAATTTCTAAAAAGATGGTTTCCACCAATAGTCCAATAAATACCTGCAACTTTGCTGAGGAGATTGCTTCTGGTTGATGTGGGGCGCACTGATACATCTATAAAGTGAAGTTCACTTTTATTTCattatctctttttcttcttgGTCATATCATTTCCTGTCGGACTTGTCCACACATTTTGGTGATATAGGCATGGTTTGAAATGTATTGTACCTGAGAAGTATTGGCACACACCACTATTACTTGTTTCAGGGATGCAGAGATGTGATTAGGCCAATCTCTGAATGCGCCAAACGAGACGAAGGTGTGCCAACGATAGAAAGTGCGATTGTGCTGTGCCAGATAAGTATCGACACCCTCATTATGGTACATCAATCTACTCTACAAATGCTTGTTTATTTTTAAGATCAAGTGTTGATACCAGCTCCTTGAATATTATGGCAAACATTTTGCATGGTCTTCATATATTATTTGCTGTCTGGTCTGATACTTACCAGTATTGGCAGGATCAGTTTGATGATTCTAGTTGATAGAGGAAGAGACTTGAGCAATTACAATGCATGAAATTGATCTAACAATAATGCATATGCTATTTCCTTCTGAAGAAATTGTAAAAGCTAGTTCTACCTGATTTGTTTTCTCAGAGTTTTCCTGTGCTATAGGTATTATAGAATTTAGAACTGCTCCACTGCTCATTACACTTATTTTCTCAGTTCTGATTGCATAacataaatgtcaaagttcagaaGTCAACACCGAAAGAAAAAGAAGTGTTTGCCTTTTGACTCATCAACATCTGAAACAAAAGAAAGTGGTTACTATTCCATTCTTCCCATAATGCCCATATGGTTTTAAACTTTAACCATGTCATGAAGCATCCAATAAAGCCATAGTGGATGAATGAAAACAAGTATACTGTTCTCAAAGAAACACAAGACTCCTTTGTGCTCTCAGTCACATTCCCACTCATCAGCCATGACTGATTCAGTGGAACCCAGTTTTCCCCTCCAACACCCACCCAAGAGGAGAATGATTGATTGGTTCCTTCGCAAGCTGTGGCAGAACACAAAGCATTGCCTGGTCCAAATCAGTCAAAATCCTCCCGAAATAATCTGAAAGCAACATGGATAACCCTTGAAGCTTTTGCCATCAAAGATTACAGTGATATGGATGCACCAGCTGAATTCATTGCCTCAGAAGCCGCCACTCTGTTGACT encodes the following:
- the LOC103995366 gene encoding histone H2AX, which gives rise to MSSTGGTAAKGGRGKPKASKTISRSQKAGLQFPVGRIARYLKDGKYADRVGAGAPVYLSAVLEYLAAEVLELAGNAARDNKKNRIVPRHIQLAIRNDEELSKLLGTVTIANGGVLPNIHQTLLPKKQGKGQGELGSASQEF